One Brassica napus cultivar Da-Ae chromosome C2, Da-Ae, whole genome shotgun sequence DNA window includes the following coding sequences:
- the LOC125582389 gene encoding uncharacterized protein LOC125582389 has translation MTSSGDELDAMAEQLLRVNKKVGQVNYHDQAKVHELQVMAVVIDLASTFESPEAVRDGYGGAYLSFFETCGLFFPIPEPVLNILAELGLSLTQMCPNFLKHLLALLVKAREDGLLFGLDKLRHLVLMKRNNPNAGTFLMSPRPGRQIVQGIPYRDQNWRQEASEDEAENSQEDVEASASYPPPSDRLERQLARRSLFRNSRSASAGKVASGLPPIPILDSDDEGAPRVQGSLVSLSPGLHDNSIAGSRKRHPSSKAVMHEPSRSMGESKGWELVLEGDGHLSMGQGDLISLARRTRSMECHPLSLASVDEEGAYAKVVAASSKDHVHALRNESEVQKGKAEVQKLTEELQTAKEEARKKTGEAMILRNEWKRASQERAVFETEVAALMTKVVELEAGRDRDICRSSLAARCEVANGFREVLTSLEKRCVDKKKEVSAEIQLHEMVANLDLLSEIKEDGLVVKDEIVRLKEMEKDSEAAANLAAVTDWSVVGLDRPQLSKDSIIDDEAANSSVREEASS, from the exons ATGACGTCAAGCGGGGATGAGCTAGACGCCATGGCCGAGCAATTGCTAAGGGTTAACAAGAAGGTTGGTCAGGTCAATTATCATGATCAAGCCAAGGTTCATGAGCTTCAAGTCAT GGCTGTTGTTATTGATTTGGCTTCTACGTTTGAGTCTCCGGAAGCTGTTCGGGATGGATACGGTGGGGCGTATCTCTCCTTCTTTGAGACCTGTGGTCTTTTCTTTCCGATCCCGGAGCCTGTCCTTAATATTTTAGCGGAGCTAGGTTTGTCGCTTACTCAAATGTGCCCTAATTTCTTGAAACATCTTTTGGCGCTCCTGGTCAAGGCTCGCGAGGACGGTCTATTGTTTGGCCTCGACAAGCTTCGTCACCTCGTTCTGATGAAACGAAACAACCCAAACGCTGGGACTTTTCTTATGTCTCCCCGTCCAGGACGTCAAATCGTGCAGGGCATCCCGTATCGTGATCAGAACTGGCGTCAGGAG GCGTCTGAGGATGAAGCGGAGAACTCTCAGGAAGATGTAGAGGCTTCTGCTAGCTATCCCCCTCCTTCTGATAGGTTGGAGAGACAGCTTGCGAGGAGGTCATTGTTTCGTAACTCCAGGTCGGCGTCGGCGGGCAAGGTCGCTAGCGGGCTACCTCCGATCCCAATTCTGGACTCAGATGATGAGGGTGCCCCTAGAGTTCAGGGATCCCTTGTTTCTTTGAGTCCCGGTTTGCATGACAACTCCATTGCTGGGAGCCGTAAGCGGCATCCATCGTCGAAGGCCGTTATGCACGAGCCGTCTCGTTCTATGGGAGAATCGAAGGGATGGGAGCTCGTCCTTGAGGGCGATGGTCATTTATCTATGGGCCAAGGCGATCTCATTTCTCTTGCTCGTCGCACAAGGTCCATGGAATGTCACCCTCTGTCCCTCGCTTCTGTTGATGAGGAGGGGGCTTACGCCAAAGTGGTCGCCGcaagctccaag GATCACGTGCATGCTCTTCGCAACGAGAGTGAGGTGCAGAAAGGAAAGGCTGAGGTTCAGAAGCTTACAGAGGAGCTTCAGACGGCCAAGGAGGAGGCTAGGAAGAAAACTGGAGAAGCGATGATCTTGAGGAACGAATGGAAAAGAGCTAGTCAGGAAAGGGCAGTCTTTGAGACCGAGGTTGCTGCCCTCATGACCAAGGTTGTGGAACTCGAGGCCGGTCGTGACCGGGATATCTGTAGGAGTTCCCTCGCCGCTCGTTGTGAGGTTGCAAATGGCTTCCGAGAGGTTCTCACTTCTTTGGAGAAGAGATGCGTTGACAAGAAGAAGGAAGTGTCCGCTGAGATTCAACTCCACGAAATGGTTGCTAACCTCGATCTTCTGAGCGAAATCAAGGAGGATGGGCTGGTTGTAAAAGACGAGATCGTTCGTCTGAAGGAAATGGAGAAAGACTCCGAGGCCGCTGCTAATTTGGCAGCTGTTACGGATTGGTCGGTCGTGGGTCTTGATCGTCCTCAACTTTCCAAAGACTCGATCATCGATGATGAGGCTGCGAACTCATCAGTCAGAGAAGAAGCTAGCTCTTAG